In bacterium, the following are encoded in one genomic region:
- a CDS encoding nuclear transport factor 2 family protein, translating into RQRKDITILDAFGNTACVRVDAADWVDFLQLGKLNGQWQIVNVLWEKRRV; encoded by the coding sequence CGACAGCGGAAGGACATTACCATTCTCGATGCTTTTGGAAACACTGCCTGTGTGCGTGTTGATGCGGCCGACTGGGTTGACTTCTTGCAGTTGGGGAAACTCAATGGCCAATGGCAAATCGTCAATGTGTTGTGGGAGAAGCGCCGGGTTTGA